The genomic DNA AAGACCTTTAAAATCGAAGAGTTTTGTTCTAACCGTCTCTCCAGGAGGAGTGAATGTATCCTGTTGCCGTCGGCTTGCTCTTGATCGTGGGCATGGCTTTTTTTTCCTACACCATCAACAACCGGGTTGGCTTGCTCAGGATGGCGAAGGGGAAGGCCTGGCGCTTTGAAAAGGTCCCCGAACGGGTGGCGGCTCTCTTTACCTACGCGGTCGGCCAAAGGCGGATGATGCAGATCAAACGCGACTTCTGGCCCGGCCTCTGGCACGCCTTCATCTTCTGGGGCTTCTGCGTCCTCTCGATCCGGACCGTCACCCTCTTCGGCCAAGGCTTCGATCCCGACTTTCACCTCCCCGGCTTCGGCGGCGCCCTCGGCAATTTCTACAACCTCAACAAGGACATCTTCACGGTCCTGGTCTTCTCCGGCTGCGTCTTCTTCCTGATCCGGCGCTGGTTCACCATTCCCGACCGGATCTCGATCTCCAACGAAGGCTGGTTCATCCTGCTCACCATCATGGGCTTGATGGTCACCGAATGGTTTTACGACGGCGGCCAGCTCGCGCTCGGCAACCACCACATCGACCCGCTCTGGGCCCCGGTCGGCACCCTCTTCTCCAAGCTGATCACCGCCCTCGGCTGGCAACCCTCGACGACTCACGTCGTCAGCATCAGCTCTTACTTCCTCCACTTGGCCTTGATCCTGGGCTTCTTGAACTTCCTGCCTTACGGCAAGCACTTCCACATCATCACCTCGCTGCCCAACGTCTTCATGCGCAACCTCCGGCCCTACGGCGCGCTGAACCCGATCAACCTCGAGGACGAAAACATCACCACCTTCGGCATCGACAAGATCAACGAGTTCAGCTGGAAGGACGTGATGGACATGTACACCTGCACCGAGTGTGGGCGCTGCACCTCCCATTGTCCGGCCTACAACACCAACAAGCCGCTCAATCCCAAGCAGTTCCTGATGGAGTTGAAGGAATTCTCGGTCCACCACTCCCAAGATATCCTGGAGGGCAGCGCGGAGCAGAAGGAAGCCGTCCTCGGGAAATCGCTGGTCCCCGACGTCATCGATCCGGAGATCCTCTGGAGCTGCACCACCTGCCGGGCCTGCGAAGAAGCCTGCCCGGTCTTCATCGAGTACGTGCAGAAGATCGTCGACATGCGCCGCCACCTGGTCCTGATGCGCGGCGAGTTCCCGGCCGAGGCCCAGGCCACCCTCCGCAACATCGAGAACAACAGCAACCCCTGGGGCATCGGCTTCGACGAGCGGGCCAATTGGGCCAAGGGCATGGGCGTTCCCTCGCTGGCCGAGAAGCCCGAGGTCGACGTGCTGTATTGGGTCGGCTGCGCCGGCTCCTTCGACGATCGCAACAAAAAGGTCAGCACCGCGGTGGTCAAGATCCTCCAGGAAGCCAAGATCGATTTCGCCATTCTCGGTCCCGAGGAAGGCTGCACCGGCGACCCGGCCCGCCGCATCGGCAACGAGTACCTATTCCAGACTCTGGCCAAGCAAAACATCGACACCATGGGCAAATACAAGTTCAAGACCGTGCTGGCCCAGTGCCCGCACTGCTTCAACACGATCAAGAACGAATACCCCCAGTTCGGCGGCAACTACGAGGTCGTCCATCACACCGACTTCATCAAGCGCCTGATCGACGAAGGCAAGATCAAGCCGGTCAAGAACCTCGAGGAGAAGGTCACTTATCACGACTCCTGCTACCTCGGCCGCTACAACAACATCTACGACCAGCCCCGCGAAGTGCTGAAGAGCATCCCCGGTATCGAATACCAAGACGTCGAGATCTCGCGGAACATCGGCCGCTGCTGCGGTGCCGGCGGCGGGCGGATGTGGATGGAAGAGCATCTCGGCGAGCGGGTCAACCACAAGCGGCTCGAGGACCTGATGACGGTCGAGCCCAAGACGGTGGCCTCGGCCTGCCCCTTCTGCATGACCATGATCACCGACGCGGCCCGAGACAAGCACGTCGAGGTCAAGACCAAGGACATCGCCGAGATCGTCGCAGAATCTATATAATTCCCGTTCAATATTACCCCCCCCCCTCGCGGGGGAGGGAGCCCTCGGTCGAAGACCGAGGGGGGAGAGGGGGTGCTGCAAAAGCAGCATTCTCTTTAGGCCGCCCCCCTCACCCGGTTTCGACTCCGTCGAAACCACCCTCTCCCACAAGGGGAGAGGGCGAATCGAATTTTTCAGCAATTTTTTTTCGCAACAGTTCTTCAACTTCCACCAGAATCGGTGCTCGCCCTAACAGCTGCCGCATCGAGGTGATCTCGCAGTCCTGGATCCCGCAAGGCACGATCACGCCGAAATCTTCCAGCCGCGGATCGACGTTCACCGCCACCCCGTGCATGCTGACACCGCGGTCGACCGAAAAGCCGACCGAGGCGATCTTTGATCCTCCGACCCAGACGCCGGGACAGCCTTCGCGGGTGGCGGCGGCGATGCCGAATTCCCCCAAGCTGCCGATCACCGACTCTTCCACCCGCCGGACGAATTGGGGAATGCTGAGCTTGCGCATCGTCAGGGAGACGATGAAATAAGCCACGAGCTGACCGGGGCCATGATAAGTGAGTCTCCCTCCTCGCCCGGCATCGGCGACCTCGAAACCCCGGCCCTGCAACTCGGCCGGGCTGATCTTGAAATCCTCCTCGGCCGGCCGCCGGCCGCGGGTGATGACCCGGGGATGCTCGACGAAGAGGACCCGGTCGCCGATCTCGCCGGCTTGACGGCGGCGGCGCAGCTTGAGTTGCATCTCCAAGACCTCGGCGAAAGGCCGGCGGCCGAGGCTTTCGAATTGGATCGAGGGAATCTTGGGCATTCAGAACACCAGCTCTTCGATCACGTTAGTATGCCCTTTCCATTCCTTCAAGCTCCCATGCGGGATCTTTTTGTCGTCGTAATCGATCTGGACGAAGGTGAGCCGGAGAAAGCGGCCGAGGCTCCCGACCTCGAGGCTGATCTTCTCGTTCCAGGTTCCGGTGTTGAAGTATTCCTTGCCCGGCTTGAAGCGCATGTAGAGATGCTGGTGGGTGTGGCCGAAGACGACGATGCGGTTTTCCTCGCGGCTCATCAAGATCCGCTCGGCTTCCTTATGCAAGCGGGGATGAACCGTCGTTTGGCGGAGAATGCCCAAGATTTGGCGCCAGCTGAGCTTGCGGGCCGGGTTGGGCGTGATCAAGAACTTGATGAACCAGTAGGCCACCTTCAAGGCGCTGCGGATCGCGAACCAAGTGTCATGAAGCAAGGCCCAGCGCTTATACATCGCGAAGGGATGGACCTTGTCGATGTAAGGCCGCTCCTTTTTCAACTCGTTCAGGTAATGAATGACGAAGAAGCTGCCAAAAGGCAGGTTGATGATCGGCTCGGGTAGGCCCTCGCTCAGGAAATAATGCTCGCGGTCATAGCGGTTGTCGGCCTGATACTGGTTGCCGTGCTCGACGTGAACCCCGTCGAACTCGTAGGCCTCCATCACGAACTTCACCGCGCCGCCGAGGCGGAGCCGGACCGCTTCGCGGACCCCTTCCCAAAGCAGGCCCGGATCGTGGTTGCCCAGGACGAAGGTCACCGAATGGTGAGCCAGCCGGGAAAACTCGGCGAGCTTGTCGAAAAGGCCCGGATGGCCCTTCAGGATGCTCATCGTCTTGTGAAGGGCGTCGGACTCGGTGATGACGTCGCTGAAGCGGTTTCGATAGTCGATCTGGAGGAGGTTGAAGAAGTCGCCGTTGAGGATGAGCTCGACGTCGGCCCGGTGATGGCTGCCGTTCATGTAATAGTCGAGGAACTCGACGAACTGGCGGTCGGCGTTGAAATCTTCGAGGAGGTTGGGCGAGCCGTCGGGCAGATGCCGGCCCTTGCCGAGGTGGAAGTCACTGACGACGAGCTTCAACTTTTTCAGGGGAAAGAGCTGCACGCTTACCCTCCCGGTAAATTCCCCATCCCACCCTAGTGTAATGGATACCGGAGGCGATTGTCATGAGGGCGGCGGCATAGATGACCCAGCCTAGGATCCTCGCCACAAGCGGCTCCCAGGCCATCAGCGAGTCCGGCTGCTCCGACCGGAGGAAGGTCAGCAGGAAGGCCAGAAAGATGGTTTGAAGCTGGAAAAAAGTCGTCAGCTTGCTCAGGCGCGAGGGGCCGAAGCGGATGGGGATGTGCGAGAACTTGATGACCGCCAGGCCGCCGATGATCCAGAGGTCGCGAAAAATCACCAAAACCGCCAGCCAAACCGGCACCAGGCCCCGCATCGCCAGGACAATGAAGGTGACGAACATCAAGAGCTTGTCGGCGGCCGGGTCGAGGGCCGCGCCGAGGTTGGTTTTAAGCTGGAGGCGCCGTGCCAGGTAGCCGTCGACGACGTCGGTCAGGCCGGTGACGACGAAGATCAATAACGCAATGCGGTATTGGCCGGCCAAGAAGTAGTAGGTGAAAACCGGAACCAAAAGGATCCGAAGCAAGGTCAGGGAATTAGGCAGGTTGAAGAGAGCCATGGATTCCGATTTAACCCTGGCTCCGAGCCCAAGGTCTACGGCCTTTATGAGGGCCTTGGCGGGGGCAAGTCAAAGCAATAATGGCCTTGACAGGCCAAGGGCTTCTGTTACCTTTCGCAAAATTTTTCTGTTCCTACCGTTCCTGTAAGGAGGATCCCTAATATGATGAAACGCTTAACCCTCGCTTCCGCCGCGATTTTGGCGGCGGGCGTCGCCCTCGGTTTTTCCCAATCGGCCGAGGCGAAGAAGAAGGAATACCCGGCCTGCAGCCAGCAACCGACGGTGGCTGTCGACCAGTTCCGTTATGAAAATATCTACATCGGTTGGGATGAATTTGCCGGAGCCGCCCGTGACGTCGCCGTCAACGAGCTGACCAACTCCGGTTGCTTCCGGGTAGTCGAGCGCGGCGGTGCCGGAGTCGGCGCCGGTTACGACCGCGAACAATTTCTCCAAGCCACCGGCCAGGCCCGTCCCGGCCAGAAGAAAGCCAAGGGCGGCAACGTCACCCTGGCTTCTCGGATCGTCCAATTCGCCCTCACCGGCGTCTCCAAGGACAATGTCGGCGGCAGCTTCGGCGGCCTCGGCGTCGGCGGCGGCAAGTTCGGCCTTGGCGCGGTCTCTCCCAAGTCCTCCAATTTCCGGATGACCTGCCGGATGTATGATTCCTCGACCAGCGAAGTCTTGGCCTCGAGCGAGGTCTCCAAGAACAAAGTCGACATCGGACTCCTCGGCGCCGGTGGCGGCAGCGGCCTCGGCTTCGGCGGCGACTTCTGGTACAAGAACCCAGTCGGCAAAGCCGTCTCGGAAATGATCCACGACTGCGCGGTCCAATTGGCCGAGCGGACCCAGAATATGAACTTCAGCAACTAATTGTTGAGGCTGAATGTTTTTAACCCCGTCTGGGAAACCAGGCGGGGTTTTTTATTTCCCCTCCCCCCTTGCGGGGGAGGGTGTCTCCGGCTTCGCCGGAGACGGGAGAGGGGGCGCGGCATAAGCAGCCTTCGCTTTATGCCACGCCCCCTCTCCCGGTTCGGCTTCGCCGAACCGACCTCTCCCGCAAGGGGAGAGGTTATGAAGCCCGTACCGTCCGCATCCGAATCGCCCGCTCCTTGCGGAGCCGGCCGTAATCGTCGGGGCTGAGGGCGACCTGCATCCAGACCCCATCCTCGCCGTCCTTGCGTTCGTGGACTTCGCCGACCCGATAGATCCAATCGAGGCGGTCGCCCAGCTCGTAAGGCACCTTCACCTGGACGGTTTTGAAGTTCTCGTGGAGCCGATCCTCGATCTGCTGCAACAGCTCCGGCACGCCCTTCCCGCTTCGAGCCGAGATCCGGGCCCCGTGGCCGTTGGCCGCCGAGGCGCCGAGCAGGTCGATCTTGTTATAGACCTCGATGGTCGGCTTGCTATGCAGTCCCAGCTCCTGCAAGACCGCCTCGACGCACTCCTTTTGCTGGGGCCAAGTCGGGTAGCTGACGTCGATGACGTGGAGCAGCAAATCGGCGCCCCGCACCTCCTCGAAAGTCGCCTTGAAGGCGTCGACCAATTGGTGCGGCAGCTTGCGAATGAATCCGACGGTGTCGGACAGCAGAACCTCCCGGCCCGAAGGCAGGGAAAGCCGGCGGACCGTGGGGTCGAGGGTCGCGAAAAGCTTGTCCTCGACCAAAACTCCGGCATGAGTGAGGTAGTTCATCAGGGTCGATTTTCCGGCGTTGGTGTAGCCGACCATCGCCACCGTCGGGATGGGAACGCCGGCCCGCTTTTGGCGGTGCAATTGGCGCGAAACTTCGACCCGTTCCAGCTGCCCCTTGATCCGCGAAATCCGCTCCCGGATCCGCCGGCGGTCGACTTCCAATTGGGTTTCACCAGGACCCCGGGTGCCGATTCCGCCGCCGAGCCGGCCGAAGTGGGCCCACTGGCCGACCAGCCGGGGCATTAAATACATGCACTGGGCCAGCTCGACCTGGAGCTTGCCCTCCTTGGAGCGGGCATGCTGGGCGAAGATATCGAGGATGAGGCCGGTCCGGTCCACCACTTTGCAGCGGAGCTTTTCCTCGAGATTGCGATTTTGGCCCGGCGTGAGATCCTCGTCGAAAACCACCGTGTCAGCCTGGGTTTCCCGAACCAAGTCGGATATTTCCTCAAGCTTCCCTTTACCGATGAAGGTCGAAGGCTCGATTTTTTTCAGTTCTTGTTGGGTGGTGGAGATGACGAGAGCCCCGGCAGTGTGGACGAGGCGTTCCAGCTCGAAAAGCGATTCGCGGGCGTCGAGGGTGCTCTGGCGGGGGTGACGGATGCCGACCAAGATGGCGCGTTCAACGGGTCTTTTAGTTTTATCCAGGCTTGTGTACCTCCTTAATCCATCAGGATGACTTAATATTACCGGAATCGGCGGACAAGACAACCTCAATTCAGCATGAGCGAAGAGGCCCCGAACATCCGCTCGACCTCGCCGATGAAATCGTCGCAGAGCCCGACCTCCAAATCCGGCGGCAGGGCCAAGACGGTTTCGCGCTCGGAGGGGCCCACCAAATGCAGGTAGGCCGGCAATTTGCCGGGGTAGCGGCCGAGGAGCTGCTTGAATTCCTCCAACGCTTCCCGGGTCATCAGCTCTTGGCGGACGGTCAGGTGGACCGCCTTGGTTTTTTGCAGACGCATCTGCTCCAGCGAAAGAATCTCCCGGGCCAGGATCTTGGTGGCCTCGTCATTGTGGTCGACGTTGCCCTTCACGAAGAGCGGAACGTCGGACTTGAGCAGCGAGGCCGATTGGGCGAAGAGATCGCTGAACACCACCACTTCGATGGTGCCGGTCAAATCTTCCAAGGTCAGAAAGGCCATCCGGGCGCCCTTCTTGGTGAGGATCTCCTTCATCGCCACCACCATGCCGCAGAGCCCCACCTCGGACTTGTCGACGGCCTGGGCGCATTTCCGGGTGTCGAAAGAGGCCAGGCGCTGGATCTGGTCCTTGTAGCGCCGCAGCGGGTGGCCGGTGATGTAGAAGCCCAAGGCTTCCTTCTCGAAGGCCAGCTTCTCGCCTTCGGGCCATTCGGCGGTATTGGGCAGCTGGGGCACGGCCTCATGGGCCGGCAGGAGGGCGAACATGCTGGTCTGGCCGACCCGTTTCTCGTCCCGATGCCGGATCCCCCAGTCCATCGCGATGTCGAGCGCCGCCATCAAGGGAGCCCGCTCTCCCATCCCATCCATCGCTCCGCACTTGATCAACGACTCCAAAACTTTCTTGTTCGCCCGCCTTAAGTCGACCCGCTCGCAGAAGTCGAAGAGCGTTTGGAATTTGCCGCCGGCCTCGCGGGCTTCCATGACCGACTCGATGGCGGTGTCGCCGACGCCCTTGACCGCGGCCAAGCCGAAGCGGATCTCGCCCGGCCCTTCGACCGAGAAGAACTTATAGCTGGCGTTGACGTCGGGCGGCAGGATCGAGATGCCCCGCTCCCGGCAGTCGTTGATGTACACCAGGATCTTGTCGGTGTTCTGCATTTCGTGGGTCAGCAAGGAGGCCATGTACTCGACGGTGTAATGGGTCTTGAGATAAGCGGTCTGGTAGCTGACCAGGGCGTAGGCCGCGCTGTGCGACTTGTTGAAACCGTACTCGGCGAATTTGGCCATCAGGTCGAAGATCTTCTCGGCCTTCTTGGGCGGGACCTTGTTGGCTTTGGCGCCCTCCAGGAAGCGCTCGCGCTGCTTGGCCATCTCCTCCGGCTTCTTTTTGCCCATGGCTCGCCGCAGCAAGTCGGCTTCGCCCAGGCTGTAGCTGGCCAAGGCGCTGGCGATCTGCATGACCTGCTCTTGATAGACGATGACGCCGTAGGTGCTTTTCAGGATGGGCTCGAGCTGGGGCAGCTCGTAGGTGATCTCGGTCTTGCCGTGCTTGCGATTGATGAAGTCGTCGACCATGCCGCTGCCCAGCGGGCCCGGACGGTAGAGGGCGACCAGGGCGATGATGTCCTCGAAGCAGTTGGGCTTGAGCCGGACCAAAAGGTCGCGCATGCCGCTGGATTCGAGCTGGAAGATGCCCAGGCCGTCGCCTTGGCAGAGGCTTTGGTAGACCTTGGGGTCGGCCAAGTCGATCTCGCTCAGCTTGAGGTCGATGCCCCGGGTCCGCTTGAGGATCTTCACCGCCACGTCGAGGACGGTCAGGGTCTTGAGGCCCAGGAAGTCGAACTTGACCAAGCCGATCTTCTCGACCCCTTTCATGTCGAACTGGGTGATGACCTCGTTGTCCGGCCCCTTGTAGAGGGGGCAGAATTCGGTCAGGGCCCGGTCGGCGATGACGACGCCGGCGGCGTGCATCGAGGCGTGGCGGGTCAGGCCTTCGAGCGAGCGGGCGATCTGGAGCAAGCGCTTCACGCCGGGGTCCTGCTTTTCCAGCTCCTGGAGCCGCGGCTCCTGCTGAAGAGCCTCCTGCAGCGTGATGTTGAGGGTATTGGGCACCAGCTTGGCGATCTTGTCGACCTCGCCGTAAGCCAGGTCCAGGACCCGGCCGACGTCGCGAATGACGGCCTTGGCCTTCATCTTTCCGAAAGTGATGATCTGGGAGACGTGGCCGTACTTCTCGCGGACGTAGCGGATGACCTCGTCGCGCCGGTTCATGCAAAAATCGATGTCCATGTCGGGCATGCTAATGCGCTCGGGGTTCAAGAATCGCTCGAAGAGCAGGTCGTAAGGCAGCGGATCGATGTCGGTGATCTTAAGGCAATAGGCGACCAGCGAGCCGGCGGCCGAGCCGCGGCCCGGCCCCACCGGAATTTTCTGATTCTTCGCGTAATTGATGAAGTCGGAGACGATCAGGAAATAGCCGGCGAAGCCCATCGGGCAGATGATCTCAAGCTCCACTTTAATTCGCTCGAGATAAGAGTCGCGGAGCTGCGGCGGCACTTCTTCGTAGCGGGCGCTGATCTCGGACCAGCGTTCCTCGAAGCCTTCGTAAGTGCGGCGACGGAGGTAGGTTTCGAGATCCTCGCCCGCCGGCGGCTGGTACTTTGGAAAATAATAGGTTTTGTCCGTGAAGCCGTAGCTGCACTGCTCAGCTATTTTTACAGTATTTTCAATAGCTTGCTCATAACTCTTAAAGTTTTGAATCATCTCCTGGGGCGACTTGAGATAGCGCTGCTCGCTCAAGTATTCGGCCCTCTCCTCTTCCTCATGGAGCGTGCGGCCCGATTGGATGCATTGGAGCGCCAAGTGGGCTTCGTAGTCCTCGCGCTTGAGATACTTGCAGTCGTTGGTCGCGACCAGCGGAACCCCGAATTCCTTGGCCAAGGCCGGCAGGGTCTCGTTGAGCTTCTTCTCGGCGGTGATCCCGTGATCCTGCAGCTCGAGGTAGAAGCGTTCCGGAAAGGTCTCGGCCAAATAGGTCATGGCCGCCCTCGCCTCCTCGGTCTCGCTCTTCATCCAGCGACGGTGGATCTCGCCGTGGAGAGTCCCCGAAATGGCAATCAGACCCTCGGCATGCTGGGCCAGAACCTCCTTGTCGATCCGGGGCTTGTAATAGAAGCCCTTGAGGTGAGCCAGGCTGAGCAGCCGGCAGAGGTTTTGGTAACCGGTCTTGTTCTGGACCAAGAGGATGAGGTTGGCCAGGAAGTGGTCCTTGCGCTTGGCGTCGCGCGACTCAAGGCTGCCGCCGGTCAAGTAATAGACCTCGGCGCCGAAGATGGGCTTGATGCCGGCGGCCTTGGCGGTCTCGTAGAGCTCGAGCGCGCCGAACATATTGCCGGCGTCGGTGACGGCCACCGCCTTCATACCAAGCTCTTTGACTCGATTGCAGAGGGAATCGAGGGTGATCGCGCCCTCAAGCAAGGAGTATTGGGAATGGACGTGAAGATGAACGAAGTCGCTTGTCATGGGATCCCTCACTCCGTTCGGGATGACCGTGTTTATTCCCACTCGATCGTCGCCGGCGGCTTAGACGAAATATCGTAAACCACCCGGTTGATCCCCCTCACCTCGTTGATGATTCGGCTCGAGATGCGGCCCAGGATCTCCGGCGGCAGCGGAACCCAATCGGCGGTCATTCCGTCGACGCTGGTCACGCAGCGAATGGCCAAGACGTTCTCATAAGTGCGCTCGTCGCCCATCACGCCGACCGTCTTGATCGGCAGCAGGACCGCGAAGGATTGCCAAACCTTGTAATACCAATCGGCGGCCTTGATCTCGCCCACCAGGATGTCGTCGGCCTCGCGCAGCAGGTCCAAACCTTCGCGGGTGACCTCGCCCAAGATCCGGATCGCCAGGCCCGGACCGGGAAAAGGCTGGCGATGGGTCAAGGTCTGAGGCATGCCGAGCTGGCGGCCCAACTCCCGCACTTCGTCCTTGAATAGCTCGCGGAGCGGCTCGACCAAGGCCAAGCCCATCCGTTCCGGCAAACCTCCGACGTTGTGATGGCTCTTGATGGTCGCCGAAGGCCCTTTGAAGGAGACGCTCTCGATGACGTCGGGATAGAGCGTCCCTTGGGCCAAGAATTTGGCGTCTTGGATCTTCTTGGCCATCTCCTCGAAGACGTAGACGAATTCGTTGCCGATGATCTTGCGCTTCTGCTCGGGATCGGTCACGCCCTTCAGCCGATCGAGGAAGCGGTCGGTGGCATCGACGTAGTGGAGCTTGATCTTGAAGTGGTTGCGGAAGGTGTCTTGGACCTTCTGGGCCTCGTCTTTGCGCAGCAGGCCGTTGTTGACGAAGATGCACTCGAGCTGATCGCCGATCGCCTCGTGAATCAAAAGCGCCGCCACGGTCGAGTCGACGCCGCCGGAGAGGCCGCAGATGACCTTGCCCTTTCCCACCTGCCGGCGAATCTTTTCCTTTTCGGTGGCGAGAAAGGCGCTCATGTTCCAGTCGGCCTTGAGCTCGGCAATGTGGAAGAGGAAATTGTGCAGGACCTGGACGCCCTCTTCGGTGTGGACCACTTCGGGGTGAAATTGGACGCCGTAGATCTTCTTCGCGACGTTGGCCACCGCGCAAAAGGGCGTGTTGTCGCTCTCACCGATCTTCTCGAAGCCGGCCGGCACCTTTTCCAAGCTGTCGCCATGGCTCATCCAAACCACGCTCTCGGCTTTGACGCCGCGGAAAAGCGGCGAAGTGGCGTCGGCTTTGAAGGTGGCTCGGCCGTATTCCCGCTTGCTCGAAGGCGTGACCTTGCCACCCAAATGGTGGGCCAACAGCTGGATGCCGTAACAGATCCCCAGAACCGGAAGCCCTAGCTCGAGGATGCGAAGGTCAAGCCCCGGCGCGTCCTTGCCCAAGACGCTGGCCGGGCCGCCCGAGAGAACGATGGCCTTGGGACCGAATTCGCGGATTTTTTCGAGGCTGACGTTGAAGGGCTGGATCTCGGAGTAGACGTTCTGCTCGCGAATCCGGCGGGCGATGAGCTGAGTGTATTGGGAGCCGTAGTCGAGGATGAGAACTTTGTCCATGGTCGTATTCTGCAATGTCATCCTGAGCGAAGCGAAGGATCTGCGACCACCTTGGTGGGTATGAGATCCTTCGTCGCTTCGCTCCTCAGGATGACGGCCTTGCCATCAATCCATATGATAATTCGGTGCTTCCTTGGTGATCACCACGTCGTGAACGTGCGATTCCTTCAAGCCCGAGCTGGTGATCTGAACAAACTTCGCCTTCTCGCGAAGCTCTTTCAAGCTGGCGCAGCCGGTGTAGCCCATGCCGGAGCGCAATCCGCCGACCAGCTGATAGATGTTGTCGCTCAAGGGGCCCCGGGAGGGCACCATCCCCTCGATGCCCTCGGGCACGAACTTGCCGCTGGCCTTTTTGTCGTCCTGGAAATAGCGGTCGCTGCTGCCCTGGCTCATCGCGCTGACCGAGCCCATGCCGCGGTAAACCTTGAAGCTTCGGCCTTGATAGAGCACCAGCTCGCCCGGCGA from bacterium includes the following:
- the guaA gene encoding glutamine-hydrolyzing GMP synthase; the encoded protein is MQNTTMDKVLILDYGSQYTQLIARRIREQNVYSEIQPFNVSLEKIREFGPKAIVLSGGPASVLGKDAPGLDLRILELGLPVLGICYGIQLLAHHLGGKVTPSSKREYGRATFKADATSPLFRGVKAESVVWMSHGDSLEKVPAGFEKIGESDNTPFCAVANVAKKIYGVQFHPEVVHTEEGVQVLHNFLFHIAELKADWNMSAFLATEKEKIRRQVGKGKVICGLSGGVDSTVAALLIHEAIGDQLECIFVNNGLLRKDEAQKVQDTFRNHFKIKLHYVDATDRFLDRLKGVTDPEQKRKIIGNEFVYVFEEMAKKIQDAKFLAQGTLYPDVIESVSFKGPSATIKSHHNVGGLPERMGLALVEPLRELFKDEVRELGRQLGMPQTLTHRQPFPGPGLAIRILGEVTREGLDLLREADDILVGEIKAADWYYKVWQSFAVLLPIKTVGVMGDERTYENVLAIRCVTSVDGMTADWVPLPPEILGRISSRIINEVRGINRVVYDISSKPPATIEWE